One window of the Pseudofrankia sp. DC12 genome contains the following:
- a CDS encoding type IV secretory system conjugative DNA transfer family protein yields MAGSSQPGAPLSAESLVLAGAIASGAAAGALWAGTQLAALLFGDHRLLPVGLHDTVLALPGIVASPSDPRDAWPPAVAAQLPGPVGYWLATVPPLAVAIAAVAVLLAVVSRRVGVARRRRMGLDPEARFARLADLAPLLVAGPAQGRLVLGRARAAGRSRLVATEDASQPLDAAVPWALRRAARRRQSDRGAVLALGPTRCGKTATLAVPAILEWAGPLIAVSVKTDLLGATEARRRSVGEVRVFDPADATGRSSAGWSPLTVAGRLAGARRAARSVAASTDWNAGGSGDMSFWASAGEDLVSLLFWLAAQSGLGMDSVVTWITTQDKDTVLSLARAYARHLTPDVAADGEQVHDALQAVWRSDARQLSSLYLVARQMIRPWQEPAVQRSAVTNRAAPVDLDWLLGVTSVAPDPVPARANSLYLCADLDDAERLAPVLGGLVDELLRDVYARVGRTGKPLDPPLLLVIDEAGNWPMRSLPARISTCAGMGVVLLLLYQSKAQIDAAYGTKADIVVSNATTKVFFSGLSDRSSLDYAGSLLGQEHVAARSVSTDTSPSGGRSGVSDAPTRLELLPAALLRQVAPGEALLIHRTLPPIHLRGRYWFRDPHLRRLAAGPTVDVGPNAHRRARRSRAGSARLFALVRRARRGASVPLVAEPRTGRSAEQPTRRAASGSR; encoded by the coding sequence ATGGCCGGCTCGTCGCAGCCGGGAGCTCCGCTGTCGGCTGAGTCGCTGGTGCTGGCCGGCGCAATCGCAAGCGGGGCAGCGGCGGGCGCGTTGTGGGCGGGCACGCAGCTGGCAGCCTTGCTGTTCGGCGATCACCGTCTTCTTCCCGTCGGGCTGCACGACACGGTGCTGGCACTGCCCGGGATAGTGGCGAGTCCGTCAGATCCGCGGGACGCCTGGCCGCCGGCGGTGGCAGCGCAGCTGCCGGGCCCGGTGGGCTACTGGCTGGCAACCGTGCCGCCGCTCGCGGTCGCGATAGCGGCTGTGGCGGTGCTGCTGGCGGTCGTGAGTCGCCGCGTCGGGGTGGCACGGCGGCGGCGGATGGGCCTGGACCCGGAGGCCCGGTTCGCTCGGCTGGCGGATCTCGCGCCGCTGCTGGTCGCGGGCCCGGCGCAGGGACGTCTGGTTCTCGGCAGGGCCCGCGCGGCGGGTCGCAGCCGGCTCGTCGCGACCGAGGACGCGTCTCAGCCGCTCGATGCGGCCGTGCCCTGGGCGCTGCGCCGGGCGGCACGGCGCCGGCAGTCGGACCGTGGCGCGGTGCTGGCGCTGGGCCCGACCCGCTGCGGGAAGACGGCGACACTCGCGGTCCCCGCGATCCTGGAATGGGCCGGACCGCTGATCGCGGTGTCGGTGAAGACCGATCTGCTGGGCGCGACCGAGGCGCGGCGCCGGTCTGTCGGCGAGGTGCGGGTGTTCGACCCGGCCGACGCTACCGGCCGGAGCTCGGCCGGCTGGTCGCCGCTGACGGTCGCGGGCCGGCTGGCCGGTGCGCGCCGGGCGGCGCGGTCCGTCGCGGCGTCTACCGACTGGAACGCCGGCGGTTCGGGAGACATGTCGTTCTGGGCGTCGGCCGGCGAGGATCTGGTCAGCCTGCTGTTCTGGCTGGCGGCCCAGTCCGGCCTGGGCATGGACAGCGTCGTCACGTGGATCACCACCCAGGACAAGGACACCGTCCTGTCGCTGGCCCGCGCCTACGCCCGCCATCTCACTCCGGACGTCGCGGCCGACGGCGAGCAGGTCCACGACGCGCTGCAGGCTGTCTGGCGTTCCGATGCCCGCCAGCTGTCGTCGCTGTACCTGGTTGCCCGTCAGATGATCCGCCCCTGGCAGGAGCCGGCCGTCCAGCGCAGCGCCGTGACCAACCGGGCCGCGCCGGTCGACCTCGACTGGCTGCTGGGCGTCACGTCGGTAGCTCCCGATCCGGTCCCGGCGCGGGCGAACAGCCTCTATCTGTGCGCGGATCTCGATGATGCCGAGCGGCTCGCGCCGGTACTCGGCGGCCTCGTCGATGAGCTGCTGCGCGACGTCTACGCCCGGGTCGGGCGGACCGGGAAGCCGCTGGACCCGCCGTTGCTCCTTGTGATCGACGAGGCGGGGAACTGGCCGATGCGTTCCCTGCCGGCGCGGATCTCGACGTGCGCCGGGATGGGTGTCGTCCTGCTGCTGCTCTACCAGTCGAAGGCCCAGATCGACGCGGCGTACGGGACGAAGGCCGACATCGTCGTGTCGAACGCGACGACGAAGGTGTTCTTCTCCGGTCTGTCCGACCGGTCGTCGCTCGACTATGCAGGCTCCCTGCTCGGTCAGGAGCACGTCGCGGCGCGCAGCGTCTCCACCGACACCAGCCCGTCGGGCGGCCGCTCGGGCGTGTCGGACGCTCCGACCCGCCTGGAGCTGCTCCCGGCCGCGTTGCTGCGCCAGGTCGCACCGGGTGAGGCGCTGCTGATTCACCGGACCCTGCCGCCGATCCACCTGCGCGGCCGGTACTGGTTCCGCGACCCGCACCTTCGCCGGTTGGCCGCCGGTCCCACCGTCGACGTCGGTCCCAACGCCCATCGGCGCGCGCGCCGGTCTCGCGCCGGTTCGGCTCGGCTCTTCGCGCTTGTTCGACGCGCCCGGCGCGGCGCGTCCGTGCCGCTCGTCGCCGAGCCCAGGACAGGCCGATCAGCCGAACAACCGACCCGTCGAGCCGCGAGCGGTTCGCGGTGA
- a CDS encoding recombinase family protein codes for MARSPRHHRDHPIGASLRPFDAAQFGLVFPLFVHYDAQLWVPEVGGPIDPNSEAHDLIMSVFGGMSKGERNRIKIRVRSAMAAQAKVEGRYLGGRPPYGYQLISLGPHPNPAKAADGRQLHGLAIDGQAAPVVVRIFAEFLRGSGLFAIAEGLTRDGIPCPSAHDPARNSHRDGLAWSKGAVRVILTNPRYTGRQVWNRQRKDEVLLDVEDVSLGHTTRLRWNPAADWVWSDQTVHPEIITIEVFTQAQQILAGRGRGPGDQKMPRTRRPYALRGALYCAVCDRKMQGHTVRDVAYYRCRYPQEYALANTVSHPANVYLREDTVLPALDGWLARALAPPQLASTLDAMVAALSSPACDDPGVAHARRAIEECNAKLTRYRAALDAGADPQVVTTWIAQAQAEKIAAERELRQASQDEERHLTRDEISDMIKSVGDIAAALAAAEAAEKAELYRHLNLRLAYQPATNTVRAAVKIDSSYHGVMDRVRGGT; via the coding sequence ATGGCGCGTAGCCCGCGACACCATCGCGATCATCCTATCGGGGCGTCGCTACGACCGTTTGATGCCGCCCAGTTTGGCCTGGTGTTCCCTCTGTTCGTGCACTACGACGCCCAACTCTGGGTCCCCGAGGTCGGTGGGCCGATCGACCCGAACTCCGAAGCCCACGACCTGATCATGTCGGTGTTCGGCGGCATGTCCAAAGGCGAACGCAACCGCATCAAGATCCGAGTCCGCAGCGCCATGGCCGCCCAGGCCAAGGTCGAGGGACGCTACCTCGGCGGCCGCCCGCCCTACGGCTACCAGCTGATCAGCCTCGGCCCGCATCCCAACCCCGCCAAGGCAGCCGACGGACGACAACTCCACGGTCTCGCGATCGACGGCCAGGCGGCGCCCGTCGTCGTCCGGATCTTCGCCGAGTTCCTCCGTGGCAGCGGCCTGTTCGCGATCGCCGAAGGCCTAACCCGTGACGGCATCCCCTGCCCTTCCGCCCACGATCCGGCCCGCAACTCCCACCGCGATGGACTGGCCTGGTCGAAGGGCGCGGTACGCGTGATCCTCACCAACCCCCGCTATACCGGCCGGCAGGTCTGGAACCGCCAGCGCAAGGACGAGGTCCTGCTCGACGTCGAGGACGTCAGCCTCGGGCACACCACCAGGCTGCGCTGGAACCCCGCCGCGGACTGGGTCTGGTCGGACCAGACCGTCCACCCAGAGATCATCACGATCGAGGTTTTCACCCAGGCCCAGCAGATCCTCGCCGGCCGGGGACGCGGCCCCGGCGACCAGAAGATGCCGCGCACGCGCCGGCCCTACGCGCTCAGGGGCGCGCTCTACTGCGCCGTCTGCGACCGGAAGATGCAAGGGCACACGGTCCGCGACGTGGCTTACTACCGCTGTCGCTACCCCCAGGAGTACGCCCTGGCGAACACGGTCAGCCACCCAGCGAACGTCTACCTGCGCGAGGACACTGTCCTGCCCGCACTCGATGGCTGGCTCGCTCGCGCGCTCGCACCCCCGCAGCTCGCCAGCACGCTCGATGCCATGGTCGCGGCTCTGTCCAGTCCGGCATGCGACGACCCCGGCGTCGCACACGCGCGACGCGCGATCGAGGAGTGCAACGCCAAGCTGACCCGCTACCGGGCGGCGTTGGACGCTGGAGCCGACCCCCAGGTCGTCACCACGTGGATCGCACAGGCCCAGGCCGAGAAGATCGCCGCTGAGCGCGAACTCCGTCAGGCCAGCCAGGATGAGGAAAGACATCTGACCCGCGACGAGATCAGCGACATGATCAAATCGGTCGGCGACATCGCCGCAGCCCTCGCCGCCGCCGAGGCTGCTGAAAAGGCGGAGCTGTACCGCCATCTCAACCTGCGCCTGGCCTACCAGCCTGCCACCAACACGGTGCGAGCCGCCGTGAAGATCGACTCTAGTTACCATGGGGTAATGGATCGTGTCCGAGGGGGGACTTGA
- a CDS encoding tetratricopeptide repeat protein encodes MSEIHADRWGVPVRAFDGGAVGLLDQAIEDLVALAGDPVGGAEAAIAADGELALARIFRAYLSLYATTADGAAEAGQLLEPLGPADAKLAEGPRSEREAHHLAAARAWADGDWHAATRALDRALLANPRDLLALKIAQDLSFFLGDRRELRDVVARVLPAWPPTDPAWGFVQGMYAFGLEENGDYRGAEDAARQALARHPRDVWAVHALAHVFEMEGRLTPGVSFLTSSAPDWRDSYFAVHNWWHLGLYLLELGRTDDALALYDERVRAARSTEWLDVVDAAALLWRLDLYGTDVTARAAALAADIRDLVSTPTYIFNDWHAVMAFGLAGDHARAAQVVAANQDLAAPTNRRAAERAGRGLLTAFSAFAAGEPHTAVDLLLGLRSEAHAVGGSHAQRDIIDLTLIAAAARSGQAGLARALTTERVARKPPAEPSARALLAANGGDEVWLTW; translated from the coding sequence ATGAGCGAGATCCACGCGGACCGTTGGGGGGTCCCGGTCCGGGCGTTTGACGGCGGCGCCGTCGGGCTATTGGACCAGGCGATCGAAGATCTTGTCGCGCTTGCCGGGGATCCGGTCGGCGGGGCCGAGGCCGCGATCGCCGCGGACGGCGAGCTCGCGCTCGCGCGGATCTTCCGCGCCTACCTGTCGCTCTACGCCACGACCGCTGACGGCGCCGCCGAGGCCGGCCAGCTTCTCGAACCGCTCGGGCCGGCCGACGCAAAGCTGGCCGAGGGCCCGAGGTCCGAGCGCGAGGCCCACCACCTGGCCGCCGCCCGGGCGTGGGCGGACGGCGACTGGCATGCGGCCACCCGCGCGCTGGACCGCGCGCTGCTCGCCAACCCCCGGGACCTGCTGGCGTTGAAGATCGCCCAGGACCTCTCGTTCTTCCTCGGTGACCGCCGGGAGCTGCGCGACGTCGTGGCGCGGGTGCTTCCCGCCTGGCCGCCAACCGACCCGGCCTGGGGCTTCGTCCAGGGCATGTACGCCTTCGGCCTCGAGGAGAACGGGGACTACCGAGGCGCCGAGGACGCCGCCCGCCAGGCCCTCGCCCGACATCCCCGGGACGTGTGGGCGGTGCACGCGCTGGCCCACGTGTTCGAGATGGAGGGCCGCCTCACGCCTGGCGTGTCGTTCCTGACCTCGTCGGCCCCCGACTGGCGGGACAGCTACTTCGCGGTCCACAACTGGTGGCACCTCGGGCTCTACCTGCTGGAGCTGGGCCGGACCGACGACGCGCTCGCGCTGTATGACGAGCGGGTCCGCGCGGCCAGGTCGACCGAGTGGCTGGACGTCGTCGACGCGGCCGCCCTGCTGTGGCGGCTCGACCTCTACGGGACGGACGTGACGGCCCGCGCGGCTGCGCTCGCCGCAGACATCCGCGACCTGGTCAGCACACCGACGTACATCTTCAACGACTGGCACGCCGTCATGGCCTTCGGACTGGCGGGCGACCACGCCCGCGCGGCCCAGGTGGTCGCCGCCAACCAGGACCTGGCCGCCCCGACCAACAGGCGGGCCGCCGAACGTGCCGGACGCGGTCTGCTCACCGCCTTCTCGGCGTTCGCGGCTGGCGAGCCGCATACCGCGGTGGACCTGCTCCTCGGCCTGCGCTCCGAGGCGCACGCGGTCGGTGGGAGCCACGCACAGCGCGACATCATCGACCTGACCCTGATCGCCGCGGCGGCCCGGTCCGGGCAGGCCGGCCTCGCCCGCGCCCTGACCACCGAGCGGGTGGCGCGCAAGCCGCCAGCCGAGCCCTCGGCCCGTGCGCTGCTGGCCGCGAACGGCGGCGACGAGGTCTGGCTCACCTGGTAA
- a CDS encoding IS30 family transposase has product MGVRERLTVEDREVISRELSQERSARYIAAVLGRHHSGISREIERNGGAAAYRAVDAQARCDLMCARPKERKLVASKELHDAVNTGLVEKWSPKQISERLRTDFPDDESMRVSHETIYECLYLQARGELRTELKIALRKGRARRVNRSRSTLTRGGIVGMVNISERPKEAEDRAVPGFWEGDLIIGKGNKSQIATLVERTTRFVMLVRIPYDRNADKVAYLLGKKMETLPEFMRNSVTWDQGKEMARHADFTVRTGIPVYFCDPHSPWQRGSNENTNGLLRQYFPKGTDLSLHTQEELDMVATQLNGRPRQTLKWATPLEVFTELLESHVSP; this is encoded by the coding sequence ATGGGCGTACGGGAGCGGTTGACGGTGGAGGACCGCGAGGTCATCTCGCGGGAGTTGAGTCAGGAGCGTTCGGCTCGGTATATCGCCGCTGTGCTCGGTCGTCATCATTCGGGGATCTCCCGGGAGATCGAGCGTAACGGCGGTGCCGCGGCGTATCGGGCGGTGGATGCGCAGGCACGGTGTGATCTGATGTGCGCCCGCCCGAAGGAACGGAAACTCGTCGCGTCGAAGGAGCTGCACGACGCGGTGAACACCGGCCTGGTCGAGAAGTGGTCGCCGAAGCAGATCAGCGAGAGACTGCGCACGGACTTTCCCGACGACGAGAGCATGCGCGTGAGCCACGAAACAATCTACGAGTGCCTCTACCTCCAGGCGCGCGGCGAGCTGCGGACGGAACTGAAGATCGCGCTGCGTAAGGGCCGGGCCAGGCGGGTCAACCGGTCGCGCAGCACCCTGACCAGGGGCGGGATCGTCGGCATGGTCAACATCAGCGAGCGGCCGAAGGAGGCCGAGGACCGCGCCGTCCCCGGTTTCTGGGAGGGCGACCTGATCATCGGGAAGGGCAACAAGTCGCAGATCGCCACGCTGGTCGAGCGCACGACCCGGTTCGTGATGTTGGTGCGAATACCGTACGACCGTAACGCCGACAAGGTCGCCTACCTGCTGGGCAAGAAGATGGAGACCCTGCCCGAGTTCATGCGGAACTCGGTGACCTGGGACCAGGGAAAGGAGATGGCCCGGCACGCCGATTTCACCGTCCGCACCGGTATTCCCGTGTATTTCTGCGACCCGCACTCACCGTGGCAGCGCGGCTCGAACGAGAACACCAACGGGTTGCTGCGCCAGTACTTCCCGAAGGGCACCGACCTGTCCTTGCACACGCAGGAAGAACTTGATATGGTGGCCACGCAGCTGAATGGGCGGCCACGGCAGACGCTCAAATGGGCGACGCCGCTCGAGGTCTTTACCGAGCTGCTGGAAAGTCATGTGTCGCCATGA
- a CDS encoding class I SAM-dependent methyltransferase, protein MAVLDRHVEPFTEKTLQGYALRKPRRYAGDFRIIDMIYQVQASPDEHLARWDEYFHAQPAPIAVRNRKSYFHRILDRHNQRPFRVLKLGIGPGRGMYEWLARNPTARVELECVDIDADSVAYAAALNAEFSDRITFHTANVFRFVPAPSSPYELIWAAGQFDYFDDRAFVRIAQRFFEYVRPGGELVIGNFSTDNPTRPYMEIFGDWYLNHRTPDDLLRLATEIAGDGVTARDDQEETAVNLFLHLAR, encoded by the coding sequence ATGGCGGTACTGGACCGCCATGTCGAACCTTTTACCGAGAAGACTCTTCAGGGTTACGCGCTGCGCAAGCCGCGGAGGTATGCGGGCGACTTCCGGATCATCGACATGATCTACCAGGTCCAGGCCTCGCCCGACGAGCACCTGGCCCGCTGGGACGAGTACTTCCACGCCCAGCCCGCCCCGATCGCGGTGCGCAACCGGAAGAGCTACTTCCACCGCATCCTCGACCGCCATAACCAGAGGCCCTTCCGGGTGCTCAAACTAGGGATCGGCCCTGGCCGGGGCATGTACGAGTGGCTCGCCCGTAACCCGACGGCGCGGGTCGAGCTCGAATGCGTCGACATCGACGCGGACTCGGTCGCCTACGCCGCCGCGCTGAACGCCGAGTTCAGCGACCGGATCACCTTTCACACCGCCAACGTCTTCAGGTTCGTGCCCGCGCCGTCCAGCCCCTACGAACTGATCTGGGCCGCCGGCCAGTTCGACTACTTCGACGACAGGGCGTTCGTGCGCATCGCCCAGCGCTTCTTCGAGTACGTGCGTCCGGGCGGGGAGCTCGTCATCGGCAACTTCTCGACGGACAACCCGACCCGTCCGTACATGGAGATCTTCGGCGACTGGTACCTGAACCACCGGACCCCGGACGACTTGCTCCGGCTGGCCACCGAGATCGCCGGCGACGGTGTGACGGCCCGCGACGACCAGGAGGAGACCGCGGTCAACCTGTTCCTGCACCTAGCCCGCTGA
- a CDS encoding alpha/beta hydrolase-fold protein — translation MLLAVPTAAAGAIGGAWWMRGSSGATAETAAAPSAGPASPTGRPAASPSASGVTVIPAGPAVVTQAGFRSAARGQNVSLVVVSPVVGSVEGLPVCLVLHGRGDDARRGAALLGLDSAVADAVRSGAAPFVAVAVDGGETYWHRRVAGDDPERMILAEVLPRLAAQGLRTSRVAAFGWSMGGYGALLLSERHPDLVVAVAASSPAMWRTYGASAPGAFDSAADFGAHQVLGEPPAAGVAYRIDCGRGDPFYTVSRQSADELAAGERAFGPGGHDPTFWRAALPAQLAFVARALAAPANRPTPR, via the coding sequence ATGCTGCTGGCGGTCCCGACCGCCGCGGCCGGCGCGATCGGCGGCGCCTGGTGGATGCGCGGCTCCAGCGGCGCGACGGCGGAAACCGCCGCCGCGCCGAGCGCCGGGCCGGCGAGTCCGACGGGACGGCCTGCGGCGTCGCCCTCGGCCAGCGGCGTGACGGTGATACCGGCCGGGCCTGCGGTCGTCACCCAGGCCGGTTTCCGCAGCGCCGCGCGTGGCCAGAACGTCTCGCTGGTGGTCGTGTCGCCGGTGGTGGGCTCCGTCGAAGGCCTGCCGGTGTGCCTGGTCCTGCATGGCCGGGGCGACGACGCGCGGCGCGGGGCCGCCCTCCTGGGCCTGGACTCGGCGGTGGCCGACGCGGTGCGGTCGGGAGCGGCTCCGTTCGTCGCCGTCGCCGTAGACGGTGGCGAGACGTACTGGCACCGGCGCGTGGCCGGCGACGACCCGGAGCGGATGATCCTGGCCGAGGTCCTGCCGCGCCTCGCGGCACAGGGGCTGCGGACCAGCCGGGTGGCGGCGTTCGGCTGGTCGATGGGCGGCTACGGCGCCCTGCTGCTCTCCGAGCGTCACCCGGACCTCGTCGTCGCCGTGGCGGCGAGCAGCCCGGCGATGTGGCGAACCTACGGCGCGAGCGCCCCCGGCGCGTTCGACTCGGCCGCTGACTTCGGCGCCCACCAGGTCCTGGGGGAGCCACCGGCGGCGGGCGTGGCGTACCGGATCGACTGCGGGCGCGGCGATCCGTTCTACACGGTCTCCCGCCAGTCCGCCGACGAGCTGGCGGCCGGCGAACGCGCCTTCGGCCCAGGTGGGCACGATCCCACGTTCTGGCGCGCGGCCCTGCCAGCCCAGCTCGCCTTCGTCGCCCGCGCGCTCGCCGCGCCGGCCAACCGGCCGACCCCGAGGTAA
- a CDS encoding nitronate monooxygenase — MQLPDVPTRIVCAPMAGGPSTPGLAVAVGAAGGLGTLAAGYLNADRFAADLTRMRALTDRPFAVNLFVGGPPAPRTQAVAA; from the coding sequence ATGCAGCTGCCAGACGTGCCGACCCGGATTGTGTGCGCCCCGATGGCCGGTGGGCCCTCAACCCCCGGGCTCGCGGTCGCGGTGGGCGCGGCCGGCGGGCTCGGGACACTCGCGGCCGGGTACCTGAACGCCGACCGGTTCGCCGCCGACCTCACGCGCATGCGTGCGCTGACCGACCGGCCGTTCGCGGTGAACCTGTTCGTCGGCGGACCGCCGGCCCCGCGGACCCAGGCCGTCGCGGCTTGA
- a CDS encoding GyrI-like domain-containing protein, which produces MTYVVEVESVAPKVLAAVRRQVRPGEVPTAFRTALDGVWAFLRGQPGLRDDGHNVFVYHHTADGPDTGLDVDFGVEVTRLFPPQGLVECVETPTGRAARAVHRGGYSGLPEAHAAIHAWCRQHAETVGAWSMEVYGDWDEDEAKIETTVLYALTARTE; this is translated from the coding sequence ATGACTTACGTGGTCGAGGTCGAGAGCGTCGCGCCGAAGGTGCTCGCCGCGGTCCGCCGCCAGGTCCGCCCCGGCGAGGTTCCGACGGCCTTCCGGACCGCGCTGGACGGGGTCTGGGCGTTCCTGCGCGGCCAGCCAGGCCTGCGCGACGACGGCCACAACGTCTTCGTGTACCACCACACCGCCGACGGCCCCGACACCGGCCTTGACGTCGACTTCGGCGTCGAGGTGACCCGTCTCTTCCCGCCGCAGGGCCTGGTCGAGTGCGTCGAGACCCCGACGGGCCGCGCCGCCCGGGCCGTCCATCGCGGCGGGTACAGCGGCCTGCCGGAGGCGCACGCGGCCATCCACGCCTGGTGCCGCCAGCACGCCGAAACCGTCGGCGCGTGGAGCATGGAGGTCTACGGCGACTGGGACGAGGACGAGGCCAAGATCGAGACCACGGTCCTCTACGCGCTGACCGCCAGGACGGAATGA
- a CDS encoding isochorismatase family cysteine hydrolase: MTSAPLTVPARPYDFTFDPATTALVVIDMQRDFMEPGGFGESLGNDVSQLRSTIEPLKAVFAAARAAGLTVIHTREGHLPDLSDLPPAKLNRGNATLKIGDVGPKGRILIRGEYGQDIIDELAPIEGEFVVDKPGKGAFYATSFGDILTEKGIRSLIVTGVTTEVCVHTTVREANDRGYECLVLSDCVGSYFPEFQRVALEMIAAQGGIFGWVAPSAALIEALAPLSAASAAQ; the protein is encoded by the coding sequence ATGACGAGCGCACCACTCACGGTTCCGGCCCGCCCATACGACTTCACCTTTGACCCAGCGACGACCGCCCTCGTCGTCATCGACATGCAGCGCGACTTCATGGAGCCGGGCGGTTTCGGTGAGAGCCTCGGCAACGACGTGTCCCAGCTGCGGAGCACCATCGAGCCGCTGAAGGCGGTCTTCGCCGCCGCCCGCGCGGCCGGTCTTACCGTCATCCACACCCGGGAAGGCCACCTGCCGGATCTCTCGGATCTTCCCCCGGCGAAGCTGAACCGGGGGAACGCGACGCTGAAAATCGGCGACGTAGGCCCTAAGGGGCGAATTCTCATTCGCGGCGAGTACGGCCAGGACATCATCGACGAGCTCGCGCCGATCGAAGGGGAGTTCGTCGTCGACAAGCCCGGCAAGGGCGCCTTCTACGCGACCTCGTTCGGCGACATCCTGACGGAGAAGGGCATCAGGAGCCTCATCGTCACCGGCGTCACGACCGAGGTGTGCGTGCACACCACGGTCCGCGAGGCCAATGACCGCGGCTACGAGTGCCTGGTGCTTTCCGACTGCGTCGGCAGCTACTTCCCCGAGTTCCAGCGGGTCGCGCTCGAGATGATCGCGGCCCAGGGCGGGATCTTCGGGTGGGTCGCCCCGTCGGCCGCGCTCATCGAGGCGCTCGCGCCGCTTTCGGCGGCCTCGGCCGCTCAGTAG